ACTGTGCAGGGGCGATGCTGTAATCCTGTAAAAAATCGGGACGAAACAGAATCACGTGACCACGCGGCACGGGTGAGATCAGCGTAATGTGGTGGATTTGTTCGGGAGAAACAAAATAGATGGTATTGGCGCGAAGCGGGTACTCTGTAAAGTCAATTTGATGAATCCCTTCGGCGCTTTCTACCGCCAATACCGTAAAATAATCGTGACGATGCGGCAGATCGGGCGCTTGCGAACGTCGTTCTTCCACCTCCGCCATCGTACGATACGCAAACGGAGTCAGCAGATGTGCCTGTCGAATGGGGTTTTCGGATTTTTGCATAGCGAGAATACAAAAATACCAAAATTTAACCATCCTCAATTACCTAAAAGTCCATCACCACGCCCATTTCAGCCCATAACGCTCATAGTTTTTAAAAATCCCGTGCGGACTCACCAACGGAATTTTGGCCACGATCGCGTGCGCCGCAATGAGTTGGTCGTATGGATCATCATGCACTAATTTACGGGCCTTGCCGTTCCCTTCTGCTTTTTCGGACGTTTTCAGTTCGGCCGTTACCACCGGCAATTCGGTATACAGCGAATAGGCTTCCAACGGCAGCGGCAACAGCTGAAGTTGCCACTGTTGGAGAATCTGTTCAAAAAACGTGTTCAACGAAATTTCTAACTGATAATAACCGCGCTGTACCCAATGTGCCCATTCCAGCACCGTCGCCGAACTGAGGCACCCACCCTCTTCGCATTCGTTGATGAGGCGCAGGGCATTGTGTGACAAACGGTTCGGATTGCGTATCAACAGATCCAACG
Above is a window of Runella slithyformis DSM 19594 DNA encoding:
- a CDS encoding type II toxin-antitoxin system VapC family toxin, translated to MEDSVQLSSPPKKVKSRQSHPKNAILQTHEIVDYSPFGAAVPAVDFPYRKLPKQVMLDTPTLDLLIRNPNRLSHNALRLINECEEGGCLSSATVLEWAHWVQRGYYQLEISLNTFFEQILQQWQLQLLPLPLEAYSLYTELPVVTAELKTSEKAEGNGKARKLVHDDPYDQLIAAHAIVAKIPLVSPHGIFKNYERYGLKWAW